ttgttattAAAAGATATCTTTATAGGATGTACCATATATTTTTGTGATTCTTCTCCATCTGTAGACTTATAACAAATTTTGCTTAGTTCAGTTTATCTAATGGAGTTTGTTGGCACTGGCCAAGATCACCTTATCAAAAGTAGTTTTTGTTTCATTATTTAGCTGCAACTTTTGACAAAGTGTAAGGTATCATTAAAATCTAAAACAGAGCCTTCCTCTATGGTTGGAGAACTTTCCGTTTGATTTTAAATGGATGGTATTAACAATTGATATGCAACCTCGCTTCATATTGATACTCTTTAAACTGGTGCTGGTGATTCTGCTGAAATCTTTACCTTATAATACTCAACACCAAAAGTTTTAAACTCTCTTTTCAATTCACCTTTTATAAAGTAAGCATCTTCTTCCTTTGCTAATGAAGAAGTTGATAGAATTGTCTTGGAATATGTACGAAACTCTATCCACCATTGTTCctttgtttttgggagtttggcTAAGTTTTGAAACATTGCTTGTAACTTTGCATCGAATGTAGAGGTTTGTAGTCTTCAAATTCCCCAAGACATGAGCTCTTCGACTTTTTGGTGGGTTTTACACAAAGTGGCAAATTAAAACCCTAAAGAAATCAAATCAGGATAAAAAATGAGCGAAGAAAATGGCAAGGAAAGTTTATCTACTTATCCTTTGATTGTCGATAGAAATGGCAGCTAGGGGATGTTTATCTGCTGGAGGTGGCAAGGGAAGTTCATTTTCAGCTTTATAGACATTAATGGTTGTTGGaggattttaatttttctttttttaaccgCTTCATTGTAAAATAAGGATAGCACCTAAATCTGCGTTCTCTTTTTTCTATTTAGAGTCGTAATGAGGTTTACTGAAAATTAACTTGCGAGTTAGGATGTTGTATTAAAGTTTGGAGGTGTTAAATACAAAAAAAGAAGGTGTAAAATCCAAAATGAATTTGCGTTCtcgtatttaaatttaaaatttaaccaGCAGAACTAAgaatctaataattttttaattaaatatcagaCTAATTTCAGTTTAAATTGAAATGATTTTACACTATACACCATTCCGTTCTTAAATCGTTAGCTCTGGTAAATGGTCTATCGGCCCGTACTGCTGCATTCAATGTTTTAACAGTTTAAATACTGAATGTATGGATCAATTTTTCACTTTCACTTCTCAGCCACACAATCTACACTGAGGAGGTGATCAAACTTTCTAGAGCACAACATGATCGCCAATTTTCATCTCACTTCCTCGTGTCAAAAAATGAGTGGAAATGTTCCCGACTCATATGCCACGTCAGCAACCTCCCCCGCTGAATCACACTAGCAAAGCACCCACTGATGCTAAGGCTTGTCATCCTCTGTTTCTTTCCCATCCAATCACTCTACAACAAACGAAATCTGCAAAAAACTCCATTCTTCATGGTGGTTGAAGCCTTTTCTTCATTTCTTTAAGAGCCCAGATTTTTTTTCTTGACAAGAATGGAGGGCCTAAATGCAGCTGGTTTGACCCCAATATCGGTTCTTTCTATTAAAAGAACaaaacccagaaaacttttaTGCCACCTTGCCGATTCTTCATCAGTCAAATTCTCAAATTCTGCTTCTTTAAGCACCACCCCACATACTATTCAAGATTGCTTATCAAGCACTTTTCATGGGAGTCTGTTGCTCTTATCTTCAGTCCTTAGTACTGATCTAGTTAAAGCTTTAACATACGAGGAAGCACTACAACAGTCAACAAGCACCGCCTCTTCTGATTTTGACGCCAGTGGAGTTCTTGATAATGTTATCAGTTTCGCTACTGAAAACCCTGCTGCAATAGCAGGTGGAGCTGCATTTTTGGCAGTTCCGTTGGTTTTGTCTCGGATTCTAAAGAAACCCAAGCCATGGGGTGTTGTGTCTGCAGCAAAAGCTTATGCAGCACTGGGAGATGATGCAAATGCTCAGTTGATTGATATAAGAGCGCCAGTGGAGTTGAGAACAGTGGGTACTCCTGATATCAGAGGTTTCAAAAAGAGGCCAGTGTCAGTTTTTTACAAAGGTGAAGATAAGCCAGGTTTCTTGAAGAAGCTGTCTTTGAAGTTTAAGGAACCAGAAAATACTACATTGTTCATTCTAGATAAGTAAGATTTTGGACCCATTTCATTGTGTTCCGTTATGCAGATTTCATCATACAATAACTAGGCTGAGTGAATTAGGGAGTTCTTTGTgtacaaattttaattttgacaaTTAGGTTGTGCTCCATGCAAATTTTCTCCAAATGGAAATTGTATTTTACCATATCAAGAAttagatatttaattaataatgagaGAAGAACTAACTTTAATAATTTCAcaagaattcaatttaattcaatttatttcatTTCTATCAAATTTCTTGTTTGgaatggaagaaaatgaaattatGCATGATTTTGTAAGGATTCATTTCAATTCTTTTATTGCAgaatgaatcatgctaaacagAGGGTAAAAGATTTTgtctcttttccttttctccCCCTTGAATTCGGAGGGCTGATTGTGACTGATAAATAATGTTAGTTGCATTGAATTTCGTATTGGGTTGCTCCATCAAAATCCATGTTCAATTTTCATAGAAGTAACAATGTGCTAAATGTTACACATAAAACTgcaatttaatttgaaaaaggtACGAAAAGAAAAACCTTATGATTTTGTCAAACACAACATAATCAAATAAGACTTTGTGCTTAGTTGTTTGTCATTAGACTTACCATGGAAAGCTAATATAGCGAAATTTATGATGAAAGCCAGATTCGATGGGAACTCTGAACTGGTTGCAGAGTTGGTAACTTTCAATGGATTTAAAGCTGCTTATGCTATAAAAGATGGTGCAGAAGGACCACAGGGATGGCTGGTATTCTCTTAGTGCCATCTGTTTTGTagtttatgtttttatgtgCAAATCTTATTCAGCATCTGATACCAGAATTGAATACAAACTTTGAGATGATCTCTGATTTTGCAGAATAATAGTCTTCCTTGGAAAGTTCCAAGTAAAGGGTGGAGTTTTGATCTTAGCAGTTTAATAGATATTCTCAGCGGTGCACTTGGCGTACGTGCCTTTTCCATTTTCATTGTTAAAGTTTCTTGTACAGTTGTGCCCTCCCTTCATTTTAACATTTCAtaattgttttaaaataattttgcagGATGCCTCTGGTGCCTTGCCTCTGATCATTGGGATTGCAGCAGCAGTTGGCTTAGGTGTATTAGTATTTTCACAAGTAAGTTATGAAGTCTTTTCAGCAATTATTTCTTTGAattcaatttttctttaaattttcattaaggAAATTTATGAAGAGAGATGCAATtttcagtttttctttttctttttctcaatatCTTTCCAGGTAGATAAAATTCTCCAATTGCTAGGCTTGGCTGCACTTGTTCAGTTGGCAGCTAAACTACTGTTTGCAGAGGTATGTATTTCTCTGGAATCTTTCTAGACTTGCATTTTCATTCCACTAATTTTGTTTCCTTTAAACAAATTCTTGCATAATTTAGATCTCATAACTTTATAATTTTGATTGGGTTTGCTTTGTTCAATGCATGTGCTCTAGCTTATgctaaattttaattgttaacccATAGAAAACTTCATTAACTTAAGATTCATGATAGAAAAAGCTTAAATCCTAAAATAGCATTGGATAGTTCATTCTCCTTAGTCCCCTCATTCTAAATCTCTGCTTATTAAATCACAATCATTTTGGCTCATGTTCACTATGATCGTGTACCTCCTGTGGCAGGAACGAGAGAAAACTCTGCAGCAGGTCGAGGAATTATTGAACACCAAGGTTGCCCCTGGAGAGCTTGTTGATGATGTAAAGGTATCTGAAGATGATAAACTTAATATTTGAAACCTATTTAACAAATGAatagtcttcttcttcttctaattAATATGGCATTACTTATTAATCAATGCTGCAAATACCTTTTCTGTGAAAATTACCTGGTGAATTCAGCTAATTGGGAAGGCTTTCCTGCCACCGGTTGGGTCAAGTAAGGCTCTCCCTCCGCCAGTGGAACCAAGTTCCGAAGCTGCTGCTGATAGTACTGTACTGAAGGCAGAACCTGCTTCAGAGCCAGCTTCCCAAAAAGATTCAGTATCAGTTTCCGGGTTTCAAAGGCCCCTTTCGCCATATGCATCAGTAATTCTCTAACTCTTTTAGTGCTTTCTATTTTTCCCTGTTTGATTGAGCAATGAATAAATGCATGGTTTTGTTATATTGCAGTATCCAGATTTGAAGCCCCCAACATCTCCTACTCCATCACAGCCCTGAAGTTATAGTTGCATTGAAGTCTTCAGGCGTGTTTCTAAAAGAAATAACTGATTTTGCCGATTCCTGGGCTATTTCATGAGTGGTTCAATCTGTGCTCTTGATTGGTAAAATTCTCCAGCTTTCCATGACATTCAAACGATTGATCCAAGGATATGATTTGGGGTCTTCCAGCCAGTAAGACTACGTTTCTTTTAGCTCTTCAGAGCCGATCTTTCGTAGAATTAGTTCATGATTTAACAGTAAAACTATCTTTATAagcagttcgatttgattcagtttatGGAGTTTGTAGTCATGCATTGTCTAAAACCCATATGTAAATTTTATTGGGATGGTGGCAAATGGAGAAACACTTATCAAGATTTAGTACATAATGTTTGTGCGACTCtgtgaaattataaatttcagtATTATTTTATGATGAGTAGGATGGAATGTTAAACCCAAGATTTTTTTGAAGAAAATGATAGAGACTCTTTGCTTGATCTTCATttttaaaatgcaaaaaaataaaagaggtcTTCGAGCTCGACTCTTCTCAATAATACAGAACTGACCACTTGATCTAACGAAGAACGAGGAATCTCTTTTTCCCCCAATCCACTAATGAAGTTTATAAATTAGTTGAAGAGTGCTTATACTTGCAGAATCTTCACCCTTATTTAAGGGAATTTGAaatcacaaaaataaataaataaaccacaAAAAGCTATAGaaactaattatttaatcaGAAGGTAAGATTATAAATGTCAAGCTGAAAGGATGAAAAAATCTTGAAAAAATTTTGGAATTTCATCTTAAATGTATAAATAGTATTACACTATTATATTATTTGCACTCACGGACTTAATCTGATGGTAATTGGatctgagtaaatctgagaaatttcagattttacttccctcgatttttattttaaaaaaaaattatattatttaattttaaagtataaaaaatactataaattttttgataTGCCATAATATTCAttctaaatatattattatcaattaCATTTATataggaaaataaataaaatatttactaagaaataaaataaaatgtaaaataaaaatatttatggaGCTTAACCTTTTATTTGGATCATTAATTATGCAATGGAATTAAGAAAAAACTAaagaggagaaaagaaaagaaaaaaatttctctCCCAATGAAATTACTTTATTGTCATAAagttttgattttctttttgcaTGACATAAAGGGTATataagtaattttaatattaatggtatataataattatagagaaaaaCATTTTGAACTAATGGAGGGAAATTGAGACTTTCTCTTCTAATTCGTAAGTGTTTAAGAGTAGCTGTATTTGAAAAATGACTATTTAAATGTATTGTTAAAGAAGTAATTTACAATTATATTTAGTGTATTTTAGttgaaagtcaagaacattttTCTGTAGTGGGTTTGAATTTGATGTTGGATCAAGTAAAATGATAAACTACGGGTggcaatttataatttttccaGTTATAAGCAATTTGAGTTCCAGCATCCAACCGCAACGGACagcatttcaaaaataaaacagAGCGGCAAAAACGATTTCATAAATACAAAAGGGAggggaaaaattaaaatttctgcCTCCAAAATTGATGGTCTGGGCTGTCCAACGGACCCGCTTTCACACTCTCCCTCAACCTCAATGGCCAGAATCAAACACACCGCGCCCCCCCGGGGCCGAAGGCGAAAAAAATCCAGTCAGATCTCTTTCTATCTGTTTCTATTTGGTGAGGGTTTTGGTTTTCCCTCTTTCTAAACCCTAACTTTCCTTTCTCTTGCAGCTGAAACAGCTACCTCACCAACTTCACCAGCTACGCCATCAACGGTGCTCACTCTCTCGGCCTctttagtattattttttactttgcCTGTTTGCTTGCTGAGAAAATGCTTGAAAGGGAAGTGACTACCTCTCTAAAAGATCATTATTTGTATGTATATGTGTCTTTTTGCTTCataatttgaaagaaaaaaatagaaaaaaatcgaaTGAGTTACACTAAATTAGTTATGAAAAGCtctagaaataaaaatttatagatttgcaattgtttattttctttctcccTTTGCATTTTTGTTTTTATGCACATACTTTCAATTATCTTCGTTTTCCATGGTAGAAGGAATAGTCCTCCATTTGGTTTTTGACAAACCAGAATAAGCGAAATTTCGAATTGTGAAATTCTTTTAACGGTTATACGCTTGCTTAGTTAAATGAACGTCTCAATTTCCTTTAATTCTGGATGAAGCTAGAAGTTTTTGATCTAAATGTTGACAAGCTTCTTCTGCCTACATATTTTCAGCAATTCAACAGAGTCTTGAGCTTTTCTCAGTTATTGATCTATATCATGTCTTATTCTATTTCTTaaacttaaattataatttctattttattttaggtTGTTGTTTGATACTATCTgtttcttgtttttacagaGTAGGTCCCCAGGTTCAAGGACAAGAACAACACAGGGAAATGCTCCATCAAGTGAGGTTTATTAtcattgtctttttttttttttttctgtcagATTTGTCTGTTGTTTTAGGTTAAATTGGTGAAGGTAATTCATGATTGTTATGATGTGTAGTCTTGGGATGTCTTCActtttcttatatttatttctttcgttatttgtttgttttaaaGCTTCCACACCACAAACTCAGAGGAAACGGCATCGCTTCAGGCCAGGAACAGTAGCTCTCAAAGAAATTCGCCGCTTCCAGAAGACTTGGAATCTGCTCATACCAGCTGCTAGCTTCATCCGAGTTgtaagctctctctctctctctccaataTCACCCCCAGCTGTTATGTGTAGGGACATCAGATCTGTCTACTTTTACTATGGCTTTAGAAAAGTTCACTCCTTAGGATTGTTGTGGGTATTtgtctcctttttttttctttgaacttCCATCTAATAGTCGTACCGttaaaattttctattcaaCAAAAAATCAGGATCCAAGTATTTCTCTTGGGAGCTTCCTAATGTTTTAACAGTGATTGCTAAATCTTTTGTTCCATTGTATTATATATTCTGGCATTTCAATATTCTGAATTGACTGTATggatttgaaaatatattttattttcttaataccTCTCATTACCCATTCAATTATCATAAATGCAGAGACATGGAGACATGCAAGAGACTGAATTTGGTTTCTCCTTGTTGCTGCTGTGTCcctaatctctctctctctctcttcctctaTAGAATATTACTCTCTAGAGTTCAATGCTGAAAAAACATTATTGTTCTTTATATTATTCCTCAACATTTAGCTCATTCAAATGCCAGCTTAAAGCAAGTGATTTTTTGAATGAAGTTTTGTTGGAATTTGCATGCTGATAGAAACAAAATTTGGTGTTTTCTTGAAGCTTTGAACTACTTGGTTTGGGATGTTATTTCAAACAATTGCATTGAAGGTCTTTGCTAATTTATTATTCATAGGTTGGTATCATGTTTTACTTGTGAATTCAGTATTTGTGCTTTAGACAACTTTCCTTTCAATGCTTCCATAGATTCTTTATTTCTTCCTTCTATTTTAGTGAAGTACAAAAGTTGCCATGTGATTTGAACCATTTTTAAGTAGGGTATTGTTATTTTGATTTTCACAAATTACTACCATTTTGAGTAACTTTGTTAGTAAAATTGTTACAAGCACCCTAAAGCCATTAAAGGCTGCTGATGTGTCAAGTAGAGAAATAGTGCCATGTCAGCAAACATTATGGAGTTAGGGCGTTTGGACCTTTCATGCTAATAGACTTAACTGCATGGTAATGATTTCTCAAAACCAAAACCATATGACCTTACTTGAAAATGCCCAGTCCGTGTGATACTCTTTTATATTTTGCCCTATGTTTCATATTTTTCCACTTAGCACCATAATTTTGGTCATCATTCATTACAAAATTTATGAGAGTTTCCATTCATATCTATGATTGTACATGTATCTTCTTTCCTTCCCTTGACTTTATTGTTTTACATCATAACTTTTTGTTTTGGATATATTAGAAATTTTACTAAAAGGGGAAGGGATACTGGAGTTTGAAACTCTTAACTTCCTACATTACTAGTAGTCAATAGGCATTAATATTATTGCGCAAATACTAGATCTTTAAGAGTGGACTTGACTGGAGATTTTGAATTCAGGAATGGGGTCGAAACCGTTCACCGGCGTTTATCTAATACCTCTCTTATTTGATGTAATAACTTTGCATCCTTATTCACTCATGTAAATGctttattgaattaatatataAGAAGTTTATTATTAGAATTAGGActttaaatgttatttttgttAGTATTGCTCCATGGGATCCATTATGTAGTAAATATATGTGCCTAAAATAAAGTTTGATTTAGAGGGTTCCAGTGGCTCTTATCTTTTACTGACTTTGAAACTGAAGTTCATTTGAGATTTAGAATTCAGGAATGGGGTTGGCAGACTTTGAAATCCTTCTCCCATTGTGTCTAATTCTACTCCATTTTGTATAATAAATTTGCATGCTTATTTGTTCTTCTATGTGTTTTATTGATTTAACATGttacaaatttattaataaaactgAGATTTTACATGGTTGCTCCATGGGATGCATTGGTGTAATTTAGAAGTGCTTGGAGTGAAGTTTGAATTGGATGATTCCCATGCTCTTATCTTTTACAGGTAAAGAGTATTACTGGTGAATACTCCCAAGAAGTTAGCCGTTGGACAGCTGAAGCTTTAGTAGCACTTCAAGAGGTACACTAAATGTCTAGATATGTGCAAAATACAAAACCCTTGCTTGTGTGTAGATTTATTGTATCTATCCCTGTATGCTGTGCTTGTATACCAATAATGAGTTTGCAGAAATATTTTATACAAGCATGGTTTGGTCTACTCATAATAAGTTCAAACGAATTCCAGTTGTTGGTTTGTTTTTTTCTTGTAGGCAGCAGAGGATTTTTTGGTCCATTTGTTTGAAGATGGAATGCTATGTGCAATTCATGCTAAGCGCGTTACATTAAGTAAGTTGGACATGACAGAACTATTGCTTCCAGCCTTCACTTCTTTTTTCCCTTTCTTCAAGCTCTATGAGAGTACTTTCACTTCTTGGTTATCTGATTTATAACCACCCAAATGTTTGAATTTTTCCATCATTATCCCAAATagaacaaaaagaaagaaaattgatggGTAATATTTTCAAGTGCGTTACTGCAGTGCCAATAATCAGCAATTATTTGTTAGATTCAACAGATTCACTATCTTTTCATGCTGTTTATGGATGATCTCATGCCATCAATATCATAGCATACCTATTATTATTATGTTCTGTTTAATTCAAATTCAAGCAATCTGGCTACATAGGTTACATGTGCTACCAATTCATTAAAGAAACTTGTTTTTCTGATTTTTTGCCTCAGTGAAAAAGGATTTTGAATTGGCGCGTCGGCTTGGAGGGAAGGGACGACCTTGGTGAAAATGCTAGTGTAACCAAGAGCGTCATAACTGATTATTATCATTATGAGATGTAATTCTGCTGTTCTTTGATTGGTTTCCTGTTATTGTAGGATATTAACAATTAGGAAGTGTGAAAATACTTGGCTGTCCTCACATCAATTTATTTCTTAGTGTTGGATACTGTAGATTTCATTCTCAGAATATTTCATTAGATTCGCAAAGTGTCGTAGGGTTACTTTTGAACCAGTCAGCCATTGATGGGTGTAAGCTGGCCTACGAACTATGTATACATGGAAATATTGTTGTTATAAAAGCTCAAGAATTTGCGATGGTGCTTGGTGGCGCTAGACTGTATCAAATGTTTtgcggttttttttttttttttttttctcttgaataGGAGATTGAAAAAATAGAAACTTGAACTTAAATCTAGATGAATTATATGCTTTTTAGTCATTAGACTAAACTAAGCAAGGCGAATGCTTTACTGCATTTAAGAACTTGCAATTTTCACTTATTAATATAGGTGACTGGATATGAAAATTGAAACTGTCGTGTCCTTCATTGTTATTATATACCCATATCAGTGCCGTATCTATCGTAAAGATTCTGTTTGGAATTTAGTCCGTGACCGaatcttataaattaataagtatAAAATAGTGTATTTCGAAAAATCACTAAATCttttatatttgattatttgtaaTTAGAATATCATTTTTCTTATTGACTCTATATCAAATAACAGTTATAGTATATAATTTCTAGTAAGTTGCATAATTCATCTGCTAAATTAGTTTTGACGTGCAATTGACAAACTACCAGCCAACCTATCTGggcataaattttattttaatcaaaatatttGGGTTGGATGTtgtataattattttagaagaaaattttaaaaagaaaaatccaatTGGGAACTACTTTGAAATCCAATTTCACACTCAACAAATTTTTCTAGTTAAGATTATAAAATAAGCGAAATAATGTTTGTTTACCCAGAAGAGAAGTAATTATCTGTAATTGGGATTAAATTGGCGATTTCTATTTAATTGGGTTTAAATAATTCCCAGATTGAGATTAACCCTATATTATGCCGGATTCAATTCGACTAAATCTGAAGAAATATGAACCAATTTCTAATTCTGATTTGGATTAGTTGAATTTGATTTGGTTCAGTTTCCAAACAGATTGATATCTAGCCGTATCAAGCACGCGTAGCATTaaaaaacttcatgaaaactggTACTTGTACTGGAAAAGTTGTCTTCTTAGCGGAAACAAGATGGGTAGTTCAGCTATAAAAGATAAATGAGCATGTACAGGTTCAATTTttcaatgtatatatataaatatcgaATCCAGATGATGAGAGTACAGAGAGCATGAGACACTTTTTCCAGCTAATTTGGCTTTTCCAATTAGGCCTTGTTTGTCCTACCAAACATTCTTCCTttcaagcaaaaaaaaaaaaaaaggttggtTTGTGTGGCTCTGCTTCTTCATGAACTAACCCAAAAGGTTTTACCCTTTACTTCCATGAAAATTGATATTTAACTCACTTTTCTGTCATAAAAACCTTTTCCTCTTAACAAGTCCCATCATACACAAAttgcaaataataataataataataattctctaATACAAATCATATCTAATTGGCTCCTACACATTTTAcctgttaaaaaataaatataaaatatatctacGCGCTGATTTTTACAATTTAACAATTTAAAATCTATGGTTTTTTGATAGTGGAGGAGGCGTGGCTGATGTTGTCATTTTCCGGTGATGCCATCGTTTCTGATTGCAAGCCAACTAACTTGAACCGATTGTTGCATACTTCTGTGTACTCAATGCTCTCACAACTTGATTTCAAATCGCtcaaaactattaaataaaCATCAGTGTTAAAGATTGAGTTCTTGCATTTTAGAACCATCCGAAACCATGGAGTTAGAACTGAAACTGGATCGTGGCTGGATTCTTGGAAACAAATGAAGCTAACCAAAGATAAATGCAATAAAACAAGTATTCTTTAAAGTAAAAGTCTATAACCGCAAGTCAACCATTTATAAATTTGTTTGGTTGGTAGGACCTGCCGTTCGCCTCTGTGGTTCCCAACGGATTCCAAGCTCTCTTCCCAATGCAACTCTGTGATATAATTAATGCAAAATGAATTCaattatagaaattatattaaaaaggaaaaacagcTCCATTCCCTTTTTGGGAAACTATTAATAATTCATCCTTCATCTTTCAGTTTTAGCTCACAAATCCTCTCTCTATACTCAATATATCCAACGAAGCAGCAATGGATAGACGCCGCAAGAAGCAATCCAAGGCAGCAACTCCGCGCTCTGAAGGTAACCAATCTTGCCTTCTCTTCTAATTTGATCTTTTACTTGCAATTCCCTAAAACCTTTTCAAGTCCTTGGCTAGCTTGTAATCAACTACTCTCTGTTTCCCTTGTTTCTATATTTTGTCAGAGGTAAGCAGTATTGA
The sequence above is a segment of the Manihot esculenta cultivar AM560-2 chromosome 5, M.esculenta_v8, whole genome shotgun sequence genome. Coding sequences within it:
- the LOC110614566 gene encoding rhodanese-like domain-containing protein 4, chloroplastic, producing the protein MEGLNAAGLTPISVLSIKRTKPRKLLCHLADSSSVKFSNSASLSTTPHTIQDCLSSTFHGSLLLLSSVLSTDLVKALTYEEALQQSTSTASSDFDASGVLDNVISFATENPAAIAGGAAFLAVPLVLSRILKKPKPWGVVSAAKAYAALGDDANAQLIDIRAPVELRTVGTPDIRGFKKRPVSVFYKGEDKPGFLKKLSLKFKEPENTTLFILDKFDGNSELVAELVTFNGFKAAYAIKDGAEGPQGWLNNSLPWKVPSKGWSFDLSSLIDILSGALGDASGALPLIIGIAAAVGLGVLVFSQVDKILQLLGLAALVQLAAKLLFAEEREKTLQQVEELLNTKVAPGELVDDVKLIGKAFLPPVGSSKALPPPVEPSSEAAADSTVLKAEPASEPASQKDSVSVSGFQRPLSPYASYPDLKPPTSPTPSQP
- the LOC110614996 gene encoding histone H3-like centromeric protein HTR12 isoform X1; amino-acid sequence: MARIKHTAPPRGRRRKKSTETATSPTSPATPSTSRSPGSRTRTTQGNAPSTSTPQTQRKRHRFRPGTVALKEIRRFQKTWNLLIPAASFIRVVKSITGEYSQEVSRWTAEALVALQEAAEDFLVHLFEDGMLCAIHAKRVTLMKKDFELARRLGGKGRPW
- the LOC110614996 gene encoding histone H3-like centromeric protein HTR12 isoform X2 — encoded protein: MARIKHTAPPRGRRRKKSTETATSPTSPATPSTSRSPGSRTRTTQGNAPSTSTPQTQRKRHRFRPGTVALKEIRRFQKTWNLLIPAASFIRVVKSITGEYSQEVSRWTAEALVALQELLVCFFLVGSRGFFGPFV